The following nucleotide sequence is from Gymnodinialimonas phycosphaerae.
CGGGTCATACATGACATCTTCGGTGATGCCCTTGCAGTGCACGCATTGCATGCGCCGCGCCACTGATCCGCGATGTTCCGTCTGGATCGAGGTGTGCGGGATGCCCGCGGCCATCGCCTCGCTTTCGGCCTGACCCATCAGGCCTTCGGTGCCCGTCAGGTAAATCTGCAAGCCCTGATGCGCGTTCTCCAGCACATGGCGCAGCCGAGGGACCGCGGCCGCGTAGGAAGGCCCCTCATAGAATTGCGCGGGCTCCAGCACGCGAAGTTGATCGGCGAAATCGGTGCCCTTGGGAATGAAGATGATATGCGCTTTGGCCATCAGATCCGTGTTCTGAGCCGCAAGGTCGAGGATCGCCTCGGCACCCTCGGCATCAGCCACAAACAGATGCGCCTTGCCGGGACGTGGCTTCAGCGTGCCGTAGACAGGGCGGCTTTTGATGCTTTCCGGAAACTGGAATGTCGACATCGTGTCGGATGCTCCGTGCAATCGTGCGAGATGGAAAGGGGCGCCCCGCTGGTCGGGACGCGCCCCCGTGATTGGGTCAACCCTTGGCGGTGCGGATCTTCTTCTCGGTGTCGTAGAAGGGCATTTCCTCGGCGGTTGCCGCCAATTCCGTGCCGTCCGGCTGCACCACGGTCAGAGCCGTGCCAGCGACGGCCACGGAGGGATCAAGCCGCGCGATGGCGACGGAGTAGTTGTTCAACTCCGATGACAGGCCGTAGGTGATGACGCCGACGTCCTTGCCGTCGTGGTGGACGCGGGCAAACATCTCCATCTGATCCATGCTGTCGCTCAACTTCACGCCATAGATCTTGAACCGCTCCTTGCCTTTCATGGCGTAGTGGTTCTCGGACCCCACAAAGCCCTCCTTGCCGGGAGAGACGGTGAATTCGAGGCCCAGTTCCCACAGGCTGTCGCCTGCTGGCGTGCCGTCCTCAAACGGGAACGTCTCGGAGTTGTCGCCGGGATAGAACAGCAAATACGACTCAATCCGCAGCATATCGAGGGTGGAGAACTGCGTCGGGCGAATGCCCATCGCTTCGCCGTTGGACAGGATCTGATCCCAGATCTGCACCGCGTGCTTGCTTTGGCAGAAAATCTCATACCCGCGCTCGCCCGTATAGCCAGTGCGCGAGATCATCACGGGGCAACCGAACAATTTCGTCTGCATGATGCCGAAATAGGCGAGGTCACGAATGCCCGGCACATATTCAGCCAGGAAATCGACCGCGACCGGGCCTTGCAGAGACATGTCGTGCATGTCGTCGTCGAAGATCATCGCAACGTTCTTGCCTGCTGCAGCGGCGGCCATCTGTTCCATGCCCGTGCCAGTGCCGTGGACGACCATCCACGAGTTGACCGACAGGCGGTAGATCACGCAGTCGTCCACGAACAGCCCACGGGTATCGAGCATACAGGCATAAACCGCGCGCCCCGGCATGATCTTTTCGACGTTGCGCGTGGTGGTGCGGTCAATGACGTAGGCGGCATCGGGCCCGGTCAGGTGAACCTTCTTGAGGCCCGATACATCCATGAGACCTGCCTTGGTACGGATTGCCTCATAATCGGCTTTCGCACGTTCGGGCGTGTGGTCATAGAACCACGCGGTGCCCATGCCGTTCCAGTCCTCAAGTTCCGCGCCGATCGCTTCGTGACGCTGCGCAAGCGCGGACGTTCTCCATAAAATGGCCATCTTGACCCCCCTGTTCATGATCTTTTTGTCTGGCCAGTATTCAGACGTATGCCGGGTCTAAAATCAATACTGTCGTGCAGATTTTTTTCCTAACAGGCAAATAAATCGGGGATGCCGCGCGTTGCCTTCAGACCCAGACTTAAATGCCGAGCCACTCAAATTGTTGACAGAACGTCGCAGAACTAGCATCGTCAGTAAAAAAATATTCCTAAAGGGCAACCAGTGCCTACGCGAAGGGAGCGAAAAAGTGGACGGTAATCTTAACGCACTGACAACCATATTCACCGAGTTCTACTACTGGGTGACCGTTGTTTTCATGTTCTTAATCCACGTCGGGTTCTGCATGTACGAGGTGGGCGCAAGCCGCAGGCGAAACCATATGCACACGTTGATGAAGAACGTGATGGTGATTCCCCTTGTCACGGTGACCTTCTTCTTCTTTGGCTGGTGGATCTACTGGGCTTTCCCGATGTTCCCGTTCTTCGGTGGCCTTGATCTGGAGGCCGGTGCGGCCAACCTTCCGTGGGCGGACACGATGGGCCCGAATGCAGGAGACAGGATCACGGGCGTTTTCTGGGCGGCGTTCCTGCTGTTCTCTTGGACGGCCGCTTCAATCGTCTCAGGCTCGGTCATCGAGCGAATTCGGTCTTCGGCGCTTTGGGTCCATGCGGTCCTGATTGGTTCCGTCTGGTGGATCATCGACGCGGCCTGGGGCTGGCACTATGGCGGCTGGATGGTGCAATACCTCGGCTACCACGATGCCTATGCGTCCGGCGTGATCCACGCCATCGCGGGCGGCTACGCCTTGGGGGTGATCACCGTGCTTGGGCCCCGTATCGGCAAATTCGCCGCCGACGGCACGCCGCGCGATATCCCGCCGCACAATCCATGGATGCTGACGATCGGCATCTTCCTGATCTACACAGGCTTCTGGGGTTTCTATGCGGCGTGCAACGTGCCTCTCATTTCGGCAGAAGCCATTGGTGGACAGATCACTGGCGTTACGTGGACGGCCACGAACATCTATCTGGCACCTACGACGCTTTCGGGCATCACCTTCAACTTCCTGATGTCGCTGTCTGGCGGTTTGATGATGGCTTACGTCGTGTCCAGAGGAGATGCGTTCTGGACCTTCTCCGGCGGTTTGGCAGGGGTGATCACCGCCTCTGCGGGCAACGATCTGTACCATCCGATCCAGGCCATGCTGATTGCAGCCGTCGGCGTCTTCCTTGCCTACAAACTGCACTACTGGGTCGAGAAAAAGTTTAAGCTGGACGATGCGGTTGGGGCCGTTGCCGTTCACGGCTATGCAGGCTTCATTGGTCTGGTCATTGCTGGCTTCGTTCTGTGGGGCGCTCCGTCGTCGCCATTCGAGGGTTACGCGACGATCAACCCGTTGGGTCAATTTGTCGGTGCCTTGATCATGTTTTTCGGCCTTGGTTTCCTGCCCGCGTTCATCGTGGCCAAGATGCAAGCGGCGGCAGGCGTGCTTCGCATCCCCGAAGAGGTGGAGCTTCAAGGTCTCGATTACGCCGAGCATCACGCCTACGAGGATGCGAAAGCCGAGATCATCGAGGCCGACAAAGCCTACCTCGCCAACAAAATCACCCCTGCTGAATAAGGAGAACCTGACATGTCTACGATTGGATATCCAAACTGGGCCGTTGATATGGCTGATGTCGGGGCGATCTACCCCTTCCAAGGCTGGGAAATACCGATGGTCGTTGCCGGCGTCGTTTTCTGGCTGGCGTGGCACCGCATCCAGTTTGTCCGCGAGGGACAGCACCTGGAAGAGGCGCGCAAGCAGGTAATAGACCATGAGCGCATTCAGAAAAGTGTCGAGCGCTACTGACTCCACGCTCCAAAACTATCGCAACGAGAGAGAGGCGGGCCGATGCGCTCGCCTCTTTCTTTTTGCCTGAGGTGAAAATAATATTCTTCACAGTTGAGGCGACGCATGTTCGATGCTAACGTCTGAGTCTCAAAAGTTTTCATATGTCGGAGGCCCAGGCTTATGTGCGGAATCGTAGGTCTATTTCTAAAGGACAAGGCGTTGGAGCCGCAGCTCGGCAATCTGTTGACCGACATGCTCATCACCATGACGGACCGTGGGCCCGATAGCGCCGGGATCGCCATCTACGGTAGCGAAACGACCGATCACGCCAAGTTGACGATTCAGTCCGATGAGGCTGACACGGCCTTTGACGGGCTGGCCAAGGCGCTGGGTGACACAATCGACGCGCCTGTCAGCCTGGCACAGAAGGACACTCACGCGGTGCTGGACTTGCCAGCCGACAAGGTGGCGGAAGCCCGGGCTGCTTTACGTGAAATCAACAGCTCGATCCGGGTCATGAGCACCGGCGACACGTTGGAGATCTACAAAGAAGTCGGCTTGCCCAAAGACGTCGCCGCCCGTTTCGAGATTTCCGGGATGTCGGGTAGTCACGGCATAGGCCACACGCGCATGGCGACGGAATCTGCCGTCACGACGATGGGCGCGCATCCGTTCAACACCGGCTCTGATCAATGTCTTGTGCACAATGGTTCCCTTTCCAACCACAACTCCCTGCGCCGCAAGCTACGCCGTGAGGGGGTGCATATCGAGACTGAGAACGATACCGAAGTGGCCGCAGCCTATCTGACGTGGAAGATGCGAACCGGCTCGACCCTCGGGGAAGCCTTGGAAAGCAGTCTTGACGATCTGGATGGGTTCTTCACCTTCGTCGTGGGGACCAAGGACGGCTTTGGCGTGGTGCGCGACCCAATCGCCTGCAAGCCCGCCGTCATGGCCGAGACCGATCAATACGTGGCCTTCGGCAGCGAATATCGCGCCTTGGTGAACCTGCCGGGTATCGAAACTGCCCGTGTCTGGGAGCCTGAGCCCGCAACCGTCTATTTCTGGAACCACTGAAATGCAGATATTTGATCTGGAGGCGGAAGGCCTTCGCGCCCTGAATTCCACGCTGCACGCGCAGGCGGAACACACCAACCAGACCGTTTGGGAGATCGTCAATCCCAAGGGCTCTCACGCGATTGCCGTGGGTCTTGATGCGCCGATCGAGGTGAATGTGAAGGGCTCGACCGGGTATTATTGCGCTGGCATGAACAAGCAGGCGACGATCAACGTCCATGGTTCCGCCGGTCCCGGAGTGGCCGAGAACATGATGAGCGGCACGGTCGTGATTGATGGCGATGCCTCGCAATACGCAGGTGCGACCGGTCATGGCGGAACGCTTGTCATCAAAGGCAATGCGTCGTCGCGCTGTGGGATTTCCATGAAGGGGATCGATATCGTCGTGCACGGTAATGTCGGCCACATGAGCGCGTTCATGGCGCAATCGGGCAACCTCGTTGTGTGCGGCAACGCGGGGGACGCACTAGGCGACAGCATCTACGAGGCAAGGTTGTTCGTGCGCGGATCCGTCAAATCGCTCGGTGCCGATTGCATCGAGAAAGAGATGCGGCCCGAGCACCTGAAGATCCTCGCCGATCTGCTGGAACGCGGCGGTTGCGACGCAAAGCCGGAAGAGTTCAAGCGCTATGGCTCTGCCCGCCAGCTCTACAATTTCAACATCGACAATGCGTATTGAGGAGATGACCGTGAAAGACACGAAATCAGACGGCATCCCCCGGACGACGCCGATTCAATCCGCCACCTTCTCGCAATCCATCAATGCTGAAATTCGGCGTGCGGCGGCGACAGGTATCTACGACATTCGCGGCGGTGGTGCGAAGCGCAAGGTGCCGCATTTCGACGACCTGCTGTTTCTGGGCGCCTCGATCAGCCGGTACCCTTTGGAAGGCTACCGTGAGAAGTGCGAGACCTCGGTCACACTTGGCGGGCGCAACGCCAGTTGCCCGATAGAGCTGGATATCCCGGTCACCATCGCGGGCATGTCCTTCGGGGCGCTGTCGGGTCCGGCGAAAGAAGCCTTGGGTCGGGGTGCCACGCTGGCGGGTACGTCCACGACCACGGGTGACGGTGGCATGACGCAGGAAGAACGCGGCCATTCCAACAAGCTGGTCTATCAATACCTGCCGTCGCGCTACGGCATGAACCCCGATGACCTGCGCAAGGCCGACGCGATCGAGGTTGTGGTGGGGCAGGGCGCCAAGCCCGGTGGTGGCGGCATGTTGCTGGGTCAGAAGATCAGCGACCGTGTCGCCGAGATGCGTAACCTCCCCAAGGGGATCGACCAGCGCTCGGCCTGTCGTCACCCCGATTGGACGGGCCCCGATGATCTTGAAATCAAGATCCTCGAGCTGCGCGAGATCACCTCTTGGCGGGTGCCGATCTACATCAAGGTTGGTGGCGCGCGGCCTTATTTCGACACAACGCTGGCCGTGAAAGCGGGCGCCGATGTAGTGGTTCTGGACGGGATGCAAGGCGGCACGGCGGCAACGCAGGACGTGTTCATTGAACACGTAGGCCAGCCCATTCTGGCGTGTATCCGCGAGGCCGTGCGCGCGTTGCAAGACCTTGGAATGCACCGTGAGGTGCAGCTGATCGTCTCGGGTGGCATTCGCACCGGTGCGGACGTGGCCAAATGCATGGCGTTGGGTGCCGACGCGGTCGCCATTGGCACCGCCGCCCTGATTGCGCTTGGGGACAATGACCCGCGGTGGGAAGACGAGTATCAGAAGCTCGGCACCACGGCTGGCGCCTACGATGACTGGCACGAAGGGCGCGATCCCGCTGGTATCACGACGCAGGACCCCGAGTTGATGGCGCGGTTTGACCCGGTCGAGGGCGGACGCAGGCTCAACAATTACCTCAAGGTGATGACGTTGGAGGCGCAGACCATCGCGCGGGCTTGCGGCAAGAGCCACCTGCACAATCTGGAGCCAGAGGACCTCTGCGCCCTGACGATGGAGGCGGCCGCGATGGCAAGAATCCCGCTCGCAGGCACCGATTGGTACCCCGGCAAACCCGGCACAAGTTACTAAAACACAAGAAGGGCGCGGCTGTAAGGCACGCGCCCTCACTCGTTCACGACAGGGAAACAAGATGACGACTGACCTTGCCAAATTCGCCGAAGACAACGGCGTCAAATACTTCATGATCTCTTTCACGGATCTCTTCGGTGGCCAACGCGCCAAACTGGTGCCCGCCCGCGCGATTGCGGGCATGCAGGAAGACGGCGCGGGTTTTGCGGGTTTTGCCACGTGGCTGGACCTGACGCCTGCGCATCCCGATATGCTTGCCGTGCCAGATCCGGACGCGGTGATAATCCTGCCTTGGAACCGTGAAATTGCCTGGGTCCCCGCCGATTGCGTCATGGAGGGTGAGCCGGTCGATCAGGCGCCGCGCAACGTATTGCGCAAATTGATCGCTGAGGCGGCCGAAGAAGGCATGCACGTCAAGACTGGCATCGAGGCCGAGTTCTTTCTTCTGACGCCCGCAGGCGACCAGATCAGCGATAGCTTCGATACCGCAGAAAAGCCCTGCTACGACCAACAAGCCTTCATGCGCCGCCTCGATGTGATCCGTGAAATCAGCGATCACATGCTGGAGCTGGGATGGAATCCCTACCAGAACGACCACGAGGATGCGAACGGTCAGTGGGAAATGAACTGGGATTACGACGATGCGTTGAAGACCGCCGACAAGCACTCGTTCTTCAAGTTCATGGCCAAATGCGTCGCGGAAAAGCACGGCTACCGGGCGACGTTCATGCCAAAGCCGGTTGAGGGTCTGACGGGCAACGGCTGTCACGCCCATATCTCGGTCTGGGACGCGCCCGGTGCTGACGCCAAAACCAACGTCTTCGCGATGGAGCCCAATGACAGCAGCCAAACCGCAGAGCTTGGCCTGTCCGAGAAAGGTCGACACTTTCTTGGCGGCATCATGAAGCACGCCAGCGCCTTGGCCGCGATCACCAACCCCACCGTCAACAGCTACAAACGAATCAACGCGCCCCGTACCATGTCGGGTGCAACCTGGGCCCCAAACTCGGTGACCTGGACGGGCAACAACCGCACCCACATGGTCCGTGTGCCGGGTCCCGGCCGGTTTGAGCTGCGCCTTCCCGATGGCGCTGCCAATCCCTACCTGTTGCAAGCCGTGATCATCGCGGCAGGTCTGTCGGGCGTGCGCTCCCAAGCCGATCCCGGCAAGCGTCACGATATCGACATGTACGCCGATGGCCACAAGGTACGTGGCGCGCCGAAGTTGCCCCTCAACATGCTCGATGCCTTGCGGGAATACGACAAGGACAAAGGCCTGAAGGCGGCGATGGGCGAAGAATTCAGCGCCGCATTCCTGAAGATGAAGCATCAGGAATGGGACTCCTACGTGTCGCATTTCAGCCGGTGGGAAAAAGAAAACACGCTCGATATCTGATGCGCCCGTCCGACAGATAATTGGAAATTCTGTGGCCAGGCGGACGACCGCTGTGGCCCCTATTAAATTCGAGGAGTCCTGTGATGACCAAACGTATCGCTGTTCTGGGTGCAGGCCCATCCGGGCTTGCCCAACTGCGCGCCTTCCAATCCGCCGCGGCCAAGGGGGCGGACATTCCCGAAATCGTCTGTTTCGAGAAGCAATCCAATTGGGGTGGGCTATGGAACTACACGTGGCGCACGGGGCTGGATCAATACGGAGAGCCGGTCCACGGCTCCATGTATCGGTACCTGTGGTCCAATGGCCCGAAAGAAGGGTTGGAGTTCGCGGATTATTCGTTCGAAGAGCATTTCGGCAAACAGATCGCCAGCTACCCGCCGCGTGCAGTTCTTTTCGACTATATCGAGGGACGGGTGAAGAAGGCGGGCGTGCGCGACTGGATTCGGTTCGAGACGGCGGTCAAGGATGTGCAGTTTGACGACGGCCAATTCAAGGTGACCGTCAAGGACCTGCCCGGCGACCGGGTGTATTCCGAGCAGTTCGACCATGTAATCTGCTGCACTGGCCACTTCTCCACCCCCAACGTCCCGCAATTCGACGGGTTCGAGAGCTTTCAGGGTCGCGTCTTGCACGCCCACGATTTTCGCGATGCGGTGGAGTTCAAGGGGCAGGACATCCTGATCATCGGAACCAGTTATTCGGCCGAGGATATCGGCTCGCAGTGCTGGAAATACGGTGCGAAGAGCATCACCGTCAGCCACCGCACGGCGGCGATGGGCTATGACTGGCCCGACAATTGGGACGAGGTGCCTTTGCTGACGAAGCTTGACGGCAAGACGGCGCACTTCAAGGACGGCACGTCGCGCGAGGTCGACGCGGTGATCCTGTGCACCGGGTACCAGCATCATTTCCCCTTCATGGCCGACGACCTGCGCCTGCGCACGGCAAATCGGTTGGCAACGGCAGACCTCTACAAGGGCGTGGCCTTCGTGGATAATCCGGCGTTGTTCTACCTCGGCATGCAGGACCAGTGGTTCACCTTCAACATGTTCGACGCGCAGGCCTGGTGGGTGCGCGATGTGATCATGGGAAGGATCGCCCTGCCGGATCGCGCGACGATGGAGGCCGACGTTGCCGACCGCGTGGCGCGCGAGGATGCGGGCGAGGATGACTATGATGCGATCTGGTATCAGGGCGACTACATCAAGGAATTGATCGCCGAGACGGACTATCCCAGCTTCGATGTGGAGGGGGCTTGCAAGGCCTTCAAAGCCTGGAAAGGCCACAAGAAGGCGGGCATCATGACGTTCCGCGACAACGGCTATAAATCGGTCATTACGGGGACGATGGCCCCCAAGCATCATACGCCGTGGAAGGACGCGCTGGATGACAGCCTGGAGGTCTACCTTCAGAACTGAACCGGAGAAATCCGGGGCTCGAGCCCGGGGGGGGTGCAGGGATTGTGCGGGGGGGCTGTGCAGGGTGTGCTCAAGCTTGAGCACACCACCTAAACACCCGAAATACAACGAAAACCCGATTTTCGTTTACCTTTTGTTAGCCCTTTTCACCCCTGTACGCGCAAGATCACGTGGGTCTCTTGCAGCGCCGCCTTGTCCTTGAGCGCGACGCTGATGCCATCGGTAAACGTCAACAGATCATAGCTGTCGGGGTGGTTTACGGGCGTGTCCGTGGCCAGCGGTGCGCCCCGGCAGGACGTGACCTGAGACACCAGCGCCGCGAAGGCGGCCTGCGCCGCGTCGGAGCGGTAAGCAAACGCCCAGTTGCAGGCCAGCGACCGCGCCCCGCCCAGTTCCAGGACGCGGCGGCACGTGGCCAGCGCGCCCGTGTCATCGGTGAAGGCAAAAACCACGTCACCGTCTTCGGGAACCGCCGCCGTGGCCTGTAGTGCCGAGAGGGTTTGGCAAAAATCCGTGTCGGCATGGACCTGGGCAGTGGCCAGGCCGAAGGCGACCAGGGCAGGAGCGACCCGGATCATTCCGCGACCAATTGCTCGCCTTCAAGCACCTCGAACGGGGTTGGCGGGGTCGTGCGGCTGAGCCAGTAGTACTCGTCCATCCAGATCATCACCAACAATCCCTCCCATTCCGTGTCACCGGGCCAGAGACTTTGGTATTCGTCGTTTTCGGGGTCGACACGCCATTCACCTCGGGTGGTGCGGGCGTCGGGCTGCGCGAATAGCGTCACGCCGTCGGTGCCGAAATACTGCCGATAAGGTGTCCCTTCCCATAGTCCGACCGCCGTGTTCCCGCTGAGCAGTTGCGTCACCTCTTCGGCGTCCAGTTGCACGGCAACCGGCTGCGCAAAGGCGGAGGTGCTGAGCATCATCAGCGCGCCTGTCAGAACATGTCTCACGGGTATCATCCTTTGGTGTCTCCTCGCCAATCGGGCAGGTCGTTGACCAACATCTGAGCGGCCCTGTGCAACGTCACGCGGACCGCCGCAGGAACCTTGTCGTCCAGGCCGCAATCGCAGATCGCGCGGTCCATGGTGTCCAGCCACATCTGGGCGTCAGCCTGCCGAATAGGGACATGGGCGTGGATTTCCCGCAGGTCCATGTGACCGTGCTTTTCGAAATAGTAACGCCGCCCGC
It contains:
- a CDS encoding dimethylamine monooxygenase subunit DmmA family protein; translated protein: MSTFQFPESIKSRPVYGTLKPRPGKAHLFVADAEGAEAILDLAAQNTDLMAKAHIIFIPKGTDFADQLRVLEPAQFYEGPSYAAAVPRLRHVLENAHQGLQIYLTGTEGLMGQAESEAMAAGIPHTSIQTEHRGSVARRMQCVHCKGITEDVMYDPFQCAHCGLHLFVRDHYSRRLAAYQGVCIDAEDPGNVPDPVELYS
- a CDS encoding aminomethyltransferase family protein, producing the protein MAILWRTSALAQRHEAIGAELEDWNGMGTAWFYDHTPERAKADYEAIRTKAGLMDVSGLKKVHLTGPDAAYVIDRTTTRNVEKIMPGRAVYACMLDTRGLFVDDCVIYRLSVNSWMVVHGTGTGMEQMAAAAAGKNVAMIFDDDMHDMSLQGPVAVDFLAEYVPGIRDLAYFGIMQTKLFGCPVMISRTGYTGERGYEIFCQSKHAVQIWDQILSNGEAMGIRPTQFSTLDMLRIESYLLFYPGDNSETFPFEDGTPAGDSLWELGLEFTVSPGKEGFVGSENHYAMKGKERFKIYGVKLSDSMDQMEMFARVHHDGKDVGVITYGLSSELNNYSVAIARLDPSVAVAGTALTVVQPDGTELAATAEEMPFYDTEKKIRTAKG
- a CDS encoding ammonium transporter, translating into MDGNLNALTTIFTEFYYWVTVVFMFLIHVGFCMYEVGASRRRNHMHTLMKNVMVIPLVTVTFFFFGWWIYWAFPMFPFFGGLDLEAGAANLPWADTMGPNAGDRITGVFWAAFLLFSWTAASIVSGSVIERIRSSALWVHAVLIGSVWWIIDAAWGWHYGGWMVQYLGYHDAYASGVIHAIAGGYALGVITVLGPRIGKFAADGTPRDIPPHNPWMLTIGIFLIYTGFWGFYAACNVPLISAEAIGGQITGVTWTATNIYLAPTTLSGITFNFLMSLSGGLMMAYVVSRGDAFWTFSGGLAGVITASAGNDLYHPIQAMLIAAVGVFLAYKLHYWVEKKFKLDDAVGAVAVHGYAGFIGLVIAGFVLWGAPSSPFEGYATINPLGQFVGALIMFFGLGFLPAFIVAKMQAAAGVLRIPEEVELQGLDYAEHHAYEDAKAEIIEADKAYLANKITPAE
- a CDS encoding class II glutamine amidotransferase yields the protein MCGIVGLFLKDKALEPQLGNLLTDMLITMTDRGPDSAGIAIYGSETTDHAKLTIQSDEADTAFDGLAKALGDTIDAPVSLAQKDTHAVLDLPADKVAEARAALREINSSIRVMSTGDTLEIYKEVGLPKDVAARFEISGMSGSHGIGHTRMATESAVTTMGAHPFNTGSDQCLVHNGSLSNHNSLRRKLRREGVHIETENDTEVAAAYLTWKMRTGSTLGEALESSLDDLDGFFTFVVGTKDGFGVVRDPIACKPAVMAETDQYVAFGSEYRALVNLPGIETARVWEPEPATVYFWNH
- a CDS encoding GXGXG domain-containing protein, with translation MQIFDLEAEGLRALNSTLHAQAEHTNQTVWEIVNPKGSHAIAVGLDAPIEVNVKGSTGYYCAGMNKQATINVHGSAGPGVAENMMSGTVVIDGDASQYAGATGHGGTLVIKGNASSRCGISMKGIDIVVHGNVGHMSAFMAQSGNLVVCGNAGDALGDSIYEARLFVRGSVKSLGADCIEKEMRPEHLKILADLLERGGCDAKPEEFKRYGSARQLYNFNIDNAY
- a CDS encoding FMN-binding glutamate synthase family protein; its protein translation is MTVKDTKSDGIPRTTPIQSATFSQSINAEIRRAAATGIYDIRGGGAKRKVPHFDDLLFLGASISRYPLEGYREKCETSVTLGGRNASCPIELDIPVTIAGMSFGALSGPAKEALGRGATLAGTSTTTGDGGMTQEERGHSNKLVYQYLPSRYGMNPDDLRKADAIEVVVGQGAKPGGGGMLLGQKISDRVAEMRNLPKGIDQRSACRHPDWTGPDDLEIKILELREITSWRVPIYIKVGGARPYFDTTLAVKAGADVVVLDGMQGGTAATQDVFIEHVGQPILACIREAVRALQDLGMHREVQLIVSGGIRTGADVAKCMALGADAVAIGTAALIALGDNDPRWEDEYQKLGTTAGAYDDWHEGRDPAGITTQDPELMARFDPVEGGRRLNNYLKVMTLEAQTIARACGKSHLHNLEPEDLCALTMEAAAMARIPLAGTDWYPGKPGTSY
- the glnT gene encoding type III glutamate--ammonia ligase, with product MTTDLAKFAEDNGVKYFMISFTDLFGGQRAKLVPARAIAGMQEDGAGFAGFATWLDLTPAHPDMLAVPDPDAVIILPWNREIAWVPADCVMEGEPVDQAPRNVLRKLIAEAAEEGMHVKTGIEAEFFLLTPAGDQISDSFDTAEKPCYDQQAFMRRLDVIREISDHMLELGWNPYQNDHEDANGQWEMNWDYDDALKTADKHSFFKFMAKCVAEKHGYRATFMPKPVEGLTGNGCHAHISVWDAPGADAKTNVFAMEPNDSSQTAELGLSEKGRHFLGGIMKHASALAAITNPTVNSYKRINAPRTMSGATWAPNSVTWTGNNRTHMVRVPGPGRFELRLPDGAANPYLLQAVIIAAGLSGVRSQADPGKRHDIDMYADGHKVRGAPKLPLNMLDALREYDKDKGLKAAMGEEFSAAFLKMKHQEWDSYVSHFSRWEKENTLDI
- a CDS encoding NAD(P)-binding domain-containing protein, whose amino-acid sequence is MTKRIAVLGAGPSGLAQLRAFQSAAAKGADIPEIVCFEKQSNWGGLWNYTWRTGLDQYGEPVHGSMYRYLWSNGPKEGLEFADYSFEEHFGKQIASYPPRAVLFDYIEGRVKKAGVRDWIRFETAVKDVQFDDGQFKVTVKDLPGDRVYSEQFDHVICCTGHFSTPNVPQFDGFESFQGRVLHAHDFRDAVEFKGQDILIIGTSYSAEDIGSQCWKYGAKSITVSHRTAAMGYDWPDNWDEVPLLTKLDGKTAHFKDGTSREVDAVILCTGYQHHFPFMADDLRLRTANRLATADLYKGVAFVDNPALFYLGMQDQWFTFNMFDAQAWWVRDVIMGRIALPDRATMEADVADRVAREDAGEDDYDAIWYQGDYIKELIAETDYPSFDVEGACKAFKAWKGHKKAGIMTFRDNGYKSVITGTMAPKHHTPWKDALDDSLEVYLQN
- a CDS encoding group II truncated hemoglobin, encoding MDGALDQIGGEEALDRLVTRFYDLLESDPALHQMHRLHFRGHGLNHTRTEQFNFLCGFLGGRRYYFEKHGHMDLREIHAHVPIRQADAQMWLDTMDRAICDCGLDDKVPAAVRVTLHRAAQMLVNDLPDWRGDTKG